The nucleotide sequence TCACCAACGCCTGGAACGCCAACCGCAGCGGCACCAGCGGAGCGGTGACGTTCACGAACGTCAACTACAACGGCCGGATAGCCGCCGGAGGGTCGACGGAGTTCGGCTTCCAGGGCACCGGCAGCGGTACCGGGATGTCACCCACCTGCACCGCCAGCTGAAACGTCCCTGATTCTCGTCACCGACTGGATCAGGCGTCGGGCGCCCGCCGGAACTTCTGGCCGGGCACCCGACGCCGGACCGTCGGGCTCACGGACCCGCCGCCCCCGGTGGTCCGCAGATGTCGTCAGTACGACGGGTGCCGGTGCAGCGACACCGTTCCCGTCTCCCCCGTTGGACGACGACACCTCCCCCGTGCTCGCACGTCCCGGCACGCCCTTTCCGGCGCGCCTGCCCGCGCGTTCCGCAGCGATGATACGCATACGGCACGTGATCCCGTCAACATTTGTGCACAGCCCTGTGGCATGCTGTAAACCACTGGAACCAGGGTCGGAGGAGGCCGGATGGCTGAGGAGACGGGCGAGTTTCGCAGCCCGGGGCCGCTGGCCGAGCGGCTGGACAGGCTCTTCGACCGGATCCGCAAGCCCGACGGCAACTCCTACAGCCTGCGCGAGGTGGCGGACGCGATCACCGCACAGGGCGAGTCGATCTCGCACACCTACATCGGACAGTTGCGCACCGGGAAGAAGCGCGACCCCAACCTCAGCCACCTCCGGGCGCTGGCGAAGTTCTTCGGCGTACCGGTGGAGTATTTCACCAGCGACCGGCTGGCCGCCGACGTCGACCGGGAACTCGACCTCGCCGCCGCGTTACAGCAGGTACGTGCCCGCACCGTCGCACTGCGCAACTCCGTCATCCCGGAGGCGCAGTCCGCCATCCACGCCCTCACCGAGCTGCTGGGGGTGATCCGCGTCCTTGAACAGGGCAAGCCGGACGCGGATGATGGCGCGTGAATGCGGATCGCGGTCTGGCGACAGTACGCCGCGCAGAGGGACGGTGGGCCCATGACGCTACGGCAGATTCGCCGGCGCTGTGAGCAGCTCGTACGCGGCATCCGAGTGCCGGACCCCTTCGACCTCGACACCTTCATCGCCGACTTCGGCGCCGACCGGGGACGTCCGGTCCACCTGATCGCCTTCGACCTGCCGCCCGGTGCGCCGTGCGGGCTCTGCGTCTCGACCGACGTCGCCGACTATCTGGTGGTGACCTCCGCCGCGACCGGGGTGCAGCGGGTGCACATCGCCCTGCACGAGCTGGCGCACCTGCTGCTGGAGCACCGGCTGCACCTGGTGGACGAGGCGCAGGGAAGCCGGCAGCTCTTCCGGCACCTCGACCCGGGGGTGGTGCGGTCGATGTTCGCCCGGACCAACTACAGCAGCCGGGAGGAGAAGGAGGCCGAGACCCTCGCCTCGCTGCTCGGGCAGCGGGCCGGGCTGTGGCGCCCGCCGGCGCCGCGTACCCCGAGCGACCCGGTGGTCGAACGACTCGGCCAGTCACTGGAGCACTAGGCTGTCGCCGGATGGACGGTAAGAGCGGCATCTTCCTGTTCTGCGCGGGAGTCGCGTGGATCGCGGTGGGCTACAAGCTGGTGGCCCTCGCCCGCAACCCGCGCAACCTCAACCTCTGGGTGCTCACCCTCTGCATCGCCCTGCCCGCGGCCGGCTTCACCATGGCCGTCCCGGCGGTCTACTCGGCGGTGAACCGCTTCTTCGGGGTGCCGAACCTCGCCTCCCTGCTGGTCTACGGCTGCATCGTCGGCTACAGCATCACCGCGCTGGTCATGCTGATGCTGTGGCACATGCCGGCGGCCGAGGCGCTGCCCCGGGCCCGGGTGCTGGCGGTCTTCTACGGGCTGGTGCTGGTCGCCATGGCGGTGCTCTTCGCATTCAGCGGAGCCACCGTCGAGGCGCCGAGCGACTTCGACGACGTCTACGGGCCCCGCCCGGTCGGCGGCACCTTCCTGCTGGTCTACGTCTCCGCCTTCGCCTTCGGGCTCGGCGTCGCCGCCTGGCGCAGCCTCCAGTTCGCCAACCGGGTGGCCCGGACCGACGGCCGCCCGTGGCTGCGCCGGGGCCTGCGGCTGGTCGCGGCCGGATCGATCGTCGCGCTCGGCTACTGCCTGGGCAAGGGCGGGTATGTCGTCGCCGCCTGGCTCGGCACCAGGTTGCCGGCCCTGAGCGACCTCGGCACGCTCTGCGCCTGTCTCGGGGCGCTGGTGATCACGACAGGCTTCACCATCCCGTCCTGGGGACCGAGCCTCTCCGCCGCGGCGGAGAAGGTGCGCCGGGCCCGGACCTACCTGCGGCTCTATCCG is from Micromonospora sp. WMMD1102 and encodes:
- a CDS encoding MAB_1171c family putative transporter, which codes for MDGKSGIFLFCAGVAWIAVGYKLVALARNPRNLNLWVLTLCIALPAAGFTMAVPAVYSAVNRFFGVPNLASLLVYGCIVGYSITALVMLMLWHMPAAEALPRARVLAVFYGLVLVAMAVLFAFSGATVEAPSDFDDVYGPRPVGGTFLLVYVSAFAFGLGVAAWRSLQFANRVARTDGRPWLRRGLRLVAAGSIVALGYCLGKGGYVVAAWLGTRLPALSDLGTLCACLGALVITTGFTIPSWGPSLSAAAEKVRRARTYLRLYPLWHAMYQVMPEIALDPPASRRADLRMLRDLDFALYRRVIEIRDGRLALAPYLAPDDEPSPPAGTGGRTSAAAAAREAVRIRDALARLRATHPEEPAAAHPERRAADEDADLAADLEFLGRVSSTLRRLPPAPTVGSSPDSPPGATVDSSPDAPVRD
- a CDS encoding helix-turn-helix transcriptional regulator, producing MAEETGEFRSPGPLAERLDRLFDRIRKPDGNSYSLREVADAITAQGESISHTYIGQLRTGKKRDPNLSHLRALAKFFGVPVEYFTSDRLAADVDRELDLAAALQQVRARTVALRNSVIPEAQSAIHALTELLGVIRVLEQGKPDADDGA